The genomic DNA CGCGTTACCCATATCCCCGGCATTGGTACTGATAATGGTAAGCTCGGCGGACCGCTGGTAGGGTGCATACTGAAAAGCATAGGTCCCCGGTCCCCAGCCCACAAAAGGCTTTTCCCTGAACATCCTGAATGCCGATTTCCATCGGTTGATACGCTCAAGGTTCGACGCATCCGTGGATATGTTTGATATGGACTGAACGTGTTCCGAAAGCTGTGTGGAAGAATCCTGTCGATTCCCTTCAAGTTTGAGAAATATTTCATCCTGATAGGTAAAGAATAAAATGAGCGCAGCCACACCCACCATAGCGAGGTGTTTCAATTTAACCCCGGCCCTGAACAGAAGATACAGGCCAAAAACCCCCACCAGGCTTACCCAGGTGGCACGGGTATATGATAAGATAATGGCCACGGTAAACAACACGCCAACAAAAATGACCAGAAGTTTCCTGTCCGGTGGGATCGTCTTATCAAAACAGGCGCTGACAATAAACGGGAAATACATGGCCAGCGCCGCCCCATAAGCGGTGTGGTCATTGTAAAAAGGATGCATGACCCAGTGTGCGGACTGCTCATCGAAGTTGAATTGCACATGCTGACCTAATGCAAACAGGATCACGAAAATAAGGGAGAAGATATACAACCACATAAAGGAGCGGGCATAGCGCATATCCCTGAATATCCGCACCCCGAAAAAGAAAAAACCCACAACAAACCACAACCTGGATATCAGGAACTTTGCAGACACCACAGGCATCTGACTGGTAAGGGTAGTGATAAATAACCAGAAGAGGTTGATGAGAATGGCTACGCTGACCGGATGCCTGAGCAGTTCCCGCGGTAATCCCCTGTCTGCAAAAAGCCGTATGGTAAATAAAACCAACACACCGAACATGATTGGTTCTGTGGGCATATTCATCCCCACCCCGAATGATATGTCTTTGAGGTTGACCGAAAGCGGAACGAGAAAGGCGGTCAGCAGCAGCAATAAATCCAGGTGAAAGATGGCCAGCCAGATGATGAGCATAGCGATCGGAAAGAGCAGGAACCAATAAACCTCATGGGCGATCAGCAGACAGTTCAGAAGCAGGAACAGTCCGCTTACGACATAAAGGATAAAGGTTTTGTATGATCTGATTGCCAGTTGGGCCATGGCCTATAACTCATCATTCCTGTAACTTTCCAGCCAAACAATAACAAGAAAGGTAAAGAAAATGGATGCCAGTGTGGTAACCAGTACGATGAGCCATCGAACCGGGTAAGCTTTCTTGTCCGGCAGCAGGGGCTTGGAAATGATATTCGCGAAGCTTTGTTCGCGCTCCATATCCTTGCGCGCATTCTCAAATTGATTCTTCAGATCCAGGAACTCATTTCTGGCACGCCACGCTTTCTCTGACTTTTCTACAAACGAGCCTCCATGTTGCTTGAGGTTGTTGATCACCTCCTCCATTTGTTGCGCTTCTTTCGTGGAGAAACCCGGTTCGGACATTCCCCGGTAATAGCCTCTGAGCACTTCCTGCGTCTGAACACCATAATCGAGCAGACCATATTTCATACGCATTTCACTCACCTGTTTCTCCAGAGAATCACTTTCCGCAGCCTTTATCTCCATTTGGTGCTTAATGGTCATCATCACTTCACGGGTCTTGTCGCGCCTCATGTAGAGTATCTTCGCATTGTATAACTCAATGATACGCTCTGCCATGGCCAGCGCCCGTTCGGGCTTCTTGTCGTAAACTTCGATCTCAATCGACTCGAATTCTGTCTTAGAGATATTCACATTTTCCTCGAACTCCCGGCGCACGATCGTTCCTATCGCAGGCAATCCTGCATCAAGTTCATAGTGTTCCACCAGATGAAACTCATCGATCATGGTGGCTTTGATGTCATCCGACCTGAGCGTTTGCAGCGCCTGCTCCACTTCTGATTCACTACCGAAAGTGGAAATATTCACCGGGTAGATAACAGCCAGGGACTTATATTTCGGCTGAATAAAATAAGGCGATGAGAACACGGCAGAAAGAATGGCAGAAGCGATCAATATCACCGCCAGAACTTTCTTCCACTTCAGAAAAATCGTAACGATGTCCTTATTTTCAAGACGTTCAGACATATCATAGCTTGTTTGACCCTGACTGCATCCTTATGGATCTCCATTTTTCCAATATCGCGATCGTCAGAATGGACAGCAGAAAAGCAGAGAACGTAGAAACGGCCACAATCAGCCATCGGATCGGATATTTTTTCTTTTCCGATGCGACGGCACGGTCCACCACGAACTTGAAAGGCAGTTCCTCCTGCACATCCACCTTCGTCTCCTCATACCGCTCTTTCAGTTCTGCGAGCCTGTTGTATTCCTTGTGTAACTGGTCAGTAATGGCAACAGATGCCGCGCCATATTTGGCAAGCAATTCAAATGTGCGGTCTATCTCACGGGCCACATTCTGATTTCCTTTGATCAGTGCCTGGGCTCTCTGTTCCGTCAATACCTCCGTTTGCACATGGTAATCGTAAACACCCCACCGGCGCAGTGTCGTCAGTGAATCCTCAAGGGCATGAACTTCCTTTACTTTCTGATCATATTCCTGCTCTACAATCCGAAGTGCCTTGATGGCTCTTTCCCGGTGCATCCTGTGACGGACAGAATCCGAAAGTGCAGCGATATCATTAGCAATCCTGGCTGCCAGTTCAGGTTCCTTGTCAAGCACCTCAATCCTTACAGACATGAACTCTGTCCGTTCAAAGGTGATATTGTTCTCAAACTCCTCAAACAATGCCGTCTTGGGAAAGCGACTGCTTGTATCAATATCATAATGATGAATAAGGTCATACTTTTCAATGATCCTGTCCCTGATCTCATCGGAATGAAGAATCTGCAACAGCTGTTCCGCCTGCTCTTCCTCACCGAATTCCAGAATGTCCGTTTTAGAACCGGTTTGGGTAGATAAAAGGGCCTTTGAAATGGAATTGGTACTTACCGGGAAGAGGATCACCGTAGAACTATATTTCTCATCAATCAGAAAAGAAGCTACGGAAGACAATAATGCGGCAGCTATGGAAATAATGAACAACGGCCTGAACCATCTGCTCAGAAAATGCAGCAGGTCTCCGGAGTCGAATTCCTTTTTGCCAAAATCCACGTTAGACATAAGTTACTATCACTGTGAAGGGGCCAAAGGTAGCGAAATTAAGTAATTGGTGGCTAGTGGATAGTCGTTAGTAGATAGTAGTTAGATCCGAACCGGAAATGACCGGAAGATATTCTGATTGCGATACGCGGAGGTTCTGAATGCAAATGGGGTTGATGACAGGTCCCTCGCTGCGCTTCGGGATGACACCAGACCGTTGTGTTTAATAAGAAGGAAGATAAAAGCGCACGACTGACATTTGGGGTTTTTGACGACTCAGTCGTGCGCTTTTATCTTTCCGTAACCCTTTAAATTCTGTCATCCCGAAGCACAGCGAGGGATCTATATAACAACTCCGCAACAATTGACTTGTGTCTTCTTTCTATTGTCTATTGTCTGATATCTATTATCAAACGACCTACCCATACTTCAGTATCCTGTAAAGCATCCTGATGCTCAGAAGGCCGGTGACATAAGACCAAAGCACGGATACACCGATCATCACCGCGATACGCCAGAGCCACGGCCATGTCTGATGGTCAAGGGCAACACCCAAACCCCATACCCCGGCGGTAAAGATGATCAAACGTATAATGATGTCCCATTTGGGCTTGAATCGGAACACCTGCCATGCAATCCAGACCTGTGCGGCGGCGGTAAAGAACTGGGTGGCCAGACTGGCCATGGCAGAACCCTGTGCCTGGTAAGCGGGTATCCACCATAAATTGAGGCCCACATTAATGATGATACCGAGGGTGGCCATTCCGTTGAGTTGTTTCAGGTTCCCGTTGGCCGTAAGCAGTGTTCCGAAAATGTATGTCGTAGAAATCGCCACAAAACAAAACATCAGGATCCCAAATACCCTGGCCGATTCATTCACCTTGCTGTCATAAAGCAAATCCATCAGGGGAACGCTATAGAAATAACACGTCACAGACAATACGATCGCCGGTACGATAAGCAAGCGCACTGAAAGAAGAATCAGTTCCCGGACATCCTCCTTTTGCCGCAACATTCTTGAGAACATGGGGAGGAGGATCACGGCAAACAACATGGCGATCATGTTGGCCGCATCCAGCAAGCGGAAGCCGGCGGCGTATATCCCGGACTCTTCCGCACCATTGTCCAGCATACGCTCGAGCATGACCGTATCCACCCGGTTATAAAAGGACATCAATAAAACCAGGATGGCAAACGGAAAACTTTGCCGCACGACCACCACGATGAACGGCCAATCCCATTTAAACAGCAGGTTCTCTGTCTTAGTCACCACCACCCACAACGCAGCCAGGGCAGTTAATCCATAGGCCAGGGTCTGGATGTAAACGAACATATGAATGTTCAGGGTCACACCGATGTCAGGTCCCCAAAGCAACAATCCGCAAAACAAGATCATCAGGGTGCGGTCCAGAATGGATATAAAGCTGTCATGTTTGAATAAATGCAGTCCGGCAATGTTGGACCGGAGGTACATGGTGAGACTGATAAGGAACTGGTTAAACACCAGAAAAACCAGAAGCTTGACCTGATCTGCGGTGTAGTCAATGATGAAACCCAGAATAATGGTAACGGTCAGGAAAATGAGCCCCAGAGAGAGTTTGAGGATGAAGATCCGGGCGAAGAACTTGGTAAGCACATTG from Flavobacteriales bacterium includes the following:
- a CDS encoding O-antigen ligase family protein codes for the protein MAQLAIRSYKTFILYVVSGLFLLLNCLLIAHEVYWFLLFPIAMLIIWLAIFHLDLLLLLTAFLVPLSVNLKDISFGVGMNMPTEPIMFGVLVLFTIRLFADRGLPRELLRHPVSVAILINLFWLFITTLTSQMPVVSAKFLISRLWFVVGFFFFGVRIFRDMRYARSFMWLYIFSLIFVILFALGQHVQFNFDEQSAHWVMHPFYNDHTAYGAALAMYFPFIVSACFDKTIPPDRKLLVIFVGVLFTVAIILSYTRATWVSLVGVFGLYLLFRAGVKLKHLAMVGVAALILFFTYQDEIFLKLEGNRQDSSTQLSEHVQSISNISTDASNLERINRWKSAFRMFREKPFVGWGPGTYAFQYAPYQRSAELTIISTNAGDMGNAHSEYIGPMVESGVFGLISFLLVIITICHTFSKIMVKGRHTREVRHMAIVIFLGLTTYLIHGFLNNFLDTDKASVPFWGFAAILVALDIYGKRKNAGGLNEPAAEKSHIIQK
- a CDS encoding oligosaccharide flippase family protein; its protein translation is MQKKFFSNLLLLLFLNLLIKPFWVLGIDRAVQNAVGHEIYGEYFALFNFSFLFNILLDLGITNYNNRNIAQNSNVLTKFFARIFILKLSLGLIFLTVTIILGFIIDYTADQVKLLVFLVFNQFLISLTMYLRSNIAGLHLFKHDSFISILDRTLMILFCGLLLWGPDIGVTLNIHMFVYIQTLAYGLTALAALWVVVTKTENLLFKWDWPFIVVVVRQSFPFAILVLLMSFYNRVDTVMLERMLDNGAEESGIYAAGFRLLDAANMIAMLFAVILLPMFSRMLRQKEDVRELILLSVRLLIVPAIVLSVTCYFYSVPLMDLLYDSKVNESARVFGILMFCFVAISTTYIFGTLLTANGNLKQLNGMATLGIIINVGLNLWWIPAYQAQGSAMASLATQFFTAAAQVWIAWQVFRFKPKWDIIIRLIIFTAGVWGLGVALDHQTWPWLWRIAVMIGVSVLWSYVTGLLSIRMLYRILKYG